One Trichoderma asperellum chromosome 5, complete sequence genomic region harbors:
- a CDS encoding uncharacterized protein (TransMembrane:12 (i119-138o150-173i194-218o238-257i269-295o315-332i352-374o394-415i477-500o506-530i542-562o568-586i)~EggNog:ENOG41): MPFQSQSRDSLELASLASSSVAHDGAASEVSSRPSISSSRRLSMVEEEDPLNDNNPAVGGRLGRSYSVSSAFDFAGNLFPLSSTAGAGGYAPIGAPTSAGRPNGGLGGGSLEKLKTLTYLNGLSLIIGLIIGSGIFSSPSQVSSRLGSPGAALIVWVVAGILAWTGGASYAELGGAIPLNGGSQVYLAKTFNELSGFLFSWVALLVLKPGSAAIIAIIMGEYFVRAIIGAEAETINPWINKAVALVGIFIVTFLNCVSTRVGTRVNDVLMFLKFVALIAVTVIGIVVAITGYSYKGEASTEWKTNDWFKGTSSDPSNWAIALYAGLWAYDGWDNTNYVVGEFRNPSRDLPRVIHSAMPLVILSYVLANVSYFLVLPLASINASNTVAVMFGSKVFGPAGALIFALIVSASCFGALNSSTFTASRLIYVAGKEGYIPDLFGRLGFGTSGGQNDHGLSTQRSRSWVSKKFRSCFGDEDAGLFFTPVNALLLNAVLTCGYCMAGEFSTLVTFYGVAGYTFYFVTVLGLIILRVKEPHLERPYKTWIATPIIFCCVSLFLLSRAVFAQPLQTLIVVAFVMAGIPVYYWRIRGRDKSITRRSGDVGDAEKPWWRFWR; this comes from the exons ATGCCCTTCCAGTCGCAGTCTCGAGACTCCCTAGAGCTCGCTTCGctggccagctccagcgtcGCCCACGATGGCGCCGCCTCAGAAGTGTCTTCGCGCCCCAGCATCTCGTCCTCGCGGCGGCTGTCcatggtggaggaggaggacccCTTGAACGACAACAACCCGGCGGTGGGAGGCAGGCTGGGTCGCTCATACTCGGTATCATCGGCATTCGACTTCGCGGGAAACCTGTTCCCTCTGAGCTCGaccgctggcgctggcgggtACGCACCCATTGGCGCGCCGACGTCTGCGGGGAGGCCGAACGGCGGACTAGGCGGAGGAtcgctggagaagctcaagacgCTGACTTACTTGAACGGACTGTCCCTGATCATCGGCCTGATCATCGGGTCTGGTATCTTCTCGTCACCTAGCCAGGTGAGCTCGAGGCTCGGATCCCCTGGCGCGGCCCTCATAGTATGGGTGGTGGCGGGCATTCTCGCATGGACGGGCGGCGCCTCATACGCCGAGCTGGGAGGTGCAATCCCCCTGAACGGCGGTTCCCAGGTCTACCTCGCCAAAACATTCAACGAGCTGTCTGGGTTTCTCTTTTCGTGGGTAGCCCTCCTGGTGCTAAAGCCCGGGAgcgccgccatcatcgccatcatcatgggCGAATATTTTGTCAGGGCCATTATTGGCGCAGAGGCCGAGACGATCAATCCTTGGATCAACAAGGCTGTTGCGCTGGTGGGAATCTTTATCGTGACGTTTCTCAACTGCGTATCGACGAGGGTGGGCACCCGGGTCAATGACGTTCTCATGTTCCTCAAGTTTGTGGCGCTGATAGCCGTTACCGTGATTGGCATTGTGGTTGCCATCACGGGTTATTCATACAAGGGAGAGGCGAGCACCGAATGGAAAACGAACGATTGGTTCAAGGGGACGTCTTCAGATCCGTCAAACTGGGCGATTGCGCTGTACGCTGGACTCTGGGCTTATGACGGATGGGATAAC ACAAATTATGTGGTGGGCGAATTTCGCAACCCTTCCAGGGACCTGCCCCGCGTCATCCACTCGGCTATGCCTTTGGTTATCCTCTCCTACGTCCTTGCCAACGTATCCTACTTTCTCGTCCTCCCCCTGGCTTCTATCAACGCTTCCAACACTGTTGCTGTCATGTTCGGATCCAAAGTCTTTGGACCCGCAGGCGCTCTCATTTTTGCTCTCATTGTCAGCGCAAGCTGCTTTGGCGCTCTTAATTCGTCTACTTTTACGGCCAGCCGCCTTATATACGTTGCTGGCAAGGAAGGGTACATCCCCGACCTCTTTGGGCGCTTGGGCTTCGGTACCAGCGGCGGCCAAAACGATCACGGTCTGTCTACGCAGCGCTCTCGCAGCTGGGTCTCCAAGAAGTTCCGCAGCTGCTTTGGCGACGAAGATGccggcctcttcttcacgcCAGTGAAcgccctcctcctcaacgCTGTCCTTACCTGTGGCTATTGCATGGCAGGCGAGTTCAGCACCCTTGTCACGTTTTACGGCGTGGCTGGCTACACGTTTTACTTTGTCACTGTTCTCGGTCTCATCATCCTGCGGGTGAAGGAACCGCATCTCGAGCGGCCATACAAGACTTGGATCGCTACGCCCATCATCTTTTGCTGCGTCAGTCTCTTTTTACTTAGTAGAGCTGTGTTTGCGCAGCCCTTGCAGACTCTCATTGTCGTGGCGTTTGTCATGGCAGGTATACCCGTTTACTACTGGCGGATTAGGGGGAGAGACAAGTCAATTACGCGAAGAAGTGGCGATGTTGGTGATGCAGAGAAGCCTTGGTGGCGATTCTGGAGATGA
- a CDS encoding uncharacterized protein (EggNog:ENOG41~TransMembrane:1 (i48-69o)) — protein sequence MAPTGYTDRDGHLEAGLLKSTEGEKQTGYRDYSPPALKSKSKRNKMIYFRRALLVIVMGFVLGLGVATARPSFINCQRHHDNSKMAMAKAHGSNGELAEALQKASPDLLHRLLHAYLPERYQHGVFATDKDAIDAISERDPSVASAIVQIAKRQDNGPSNNNSTTAAGPSSTAPGSTSLPAQSTTDAQSSTATGAGSTTASETSSSEASSSTAESTTADSSSSAPASTTAGSTTASEQSTSASPSSTPSSAPASTTSAPATSDNSVTPGPSSTEASETPQSTITSGSKTTSAPVAHTFTRTLPDGGTTTLTSTSWVAVLPTSQADGSKSPDLQNAASLPRGEMMMPAAIGLLVGAVLLV from the exons ATGGCTCCCACCGGTTACACCGACCGTGATGGCCACCTAGAGGCTGGACTACTCAAGAGCACCGAAGGAGAGAAGCAGACTGGATACCGGGACTATTCGCCACCTGcgttgaagagcaagagcaagcgCAACAAGATGATTTACTTTAGGCGGGCGCTGCTCGTCATTGTCATGGGCTTCGTCCTTGGCTTGGGCGTTGCCACCGCTCGGCCGAGCTTCATCAACTGCCAGAGACACCACGACAACTCcaagatggccatggccaaggctCACGGCTCCAACGGGGAGCTGGCCGAGGCGCTTCAGAAGGCCTCTCCTGATCTCCTCCACCGGCTGCTGCATGCCTATCTCCCTGAGAGATACCAGCATGGAGTGTTTGCCACTGACAAGGATGCTATCGATGCCATCAGCGAGAGGGATCCTTCTGTTGCCTCTGCCATCGTTCAGATTGCCAAGAGACAGGATAATGGGCCAAGCAATAACAATTCTACTACCGCTGCTGGACCGTCCAGCACGGCTCCTGGTTCCACGAGTTTACCTGCGCAGTCAACAACGGACGCACAATCCTCAACTGCTACCGGCGCTGGATCGACCACTGCTTCTGAAACTAGCTCAA GCGAGGCATCTAGCTCTACTGCTGAGTCCACTACCGCAGATTCGTCATCCTCTGCTCCTGCGTCCACCACCGCAGGATCAACTACTGCTTCGGAACAATCCACCAGCGCATCGCCCTCTAGCACCCCAAGCTCGGCCCCTGCTTCAACTACTTCTGCTCCTGCAACTTCTG ATAATTCTGTAACTCCCGGCCCCTCTTCAACTGAGGCCAGCGAAACTCCGCAATCAACCATCACTTCGGGCTCCAAGACGACGTCCGCTCCCGTTGCCCACACTTTCACCAGGACTCTTCCTGATGGAGGCACCACTACCCTGACTTCCACCTCGTGGGTTGCTGTTTTGCCTACCAGCCAGGCCGACGGCTCAAAGAGCCCTGACCTTCAGAACGCCGCCTCTCTCCCTCGTggcgagatgatgatgcctgctgccattggcctttTGGTCGGGGCTGTTCTGCTGGTATAA